The stretch of DNA GACCGAACAGGTGGCCGAGCTGTGGCGCGCTGCGGTCAACAATGGCGACGTCGCCGGCGCCTTCTGGGCCGGCCTGACGCATCCGCGCTGCAATTCCGAACTGGAAGAACAGATGTGCCGCGACCTGCACATGGTGCAGCACCAGGCTGGCGCGTGCGTGCGTGCCGACATCACCAAGTTCAACGCCACGCTGGAAGAAAACAAGCGCCTGACGCACGAGCTGGCCAAAGCCCAGCAACGCGCCAGCGCGCTGATGGCCGAGAAAACCACCGACGCCGACAAGCACGCCTCGCAGCTGATGCAGCTGCGCGCGCAGGTGGTGGGCAAGGACAGCATGATCGACTCGATCAGGGGCGAACTGGAACAATTGCGCGAATCGATTCCCGGCCTGGAATCGCGCGCCAAGCTGGCCGAGCGCCTAGGCCAGATGGAAGAACGCGAACGCGCCATGCGCAACCAGATCGCCGAACTGAAACTGGAACTGGCGCGCGCCAACGACGCCTCAGTAGCCCCGGCGCCGGTGCAGGAAGCGGCCCGGCAGGTGGTCGAGCACGTCATGAAAATGCCGTTGAGTCTGCGTGAACGCGCGGTGCTGTGTGTCGGCGGTCGCAACGGTAACGTCGCCAGTTACCGCGAACTGATCGAGCGCGAAGGCGCGCAATTCAGCCACCACGACGGCGGCCTGGAAGACAACGCCAACCGCCTGGAAGCGAGCCTGGCGGCGGCCGACCTGGTGATTTGTCAGACCGGCTGCATCAGCCACAGCGCGTACTGGCGGGTCAAAGACTACTGCAAGCGCAACGGCAAGCGTTGCGTCTTCATCGACAACCCCTCCATCTCCAGCCTGGCCCGCGGCCTGGAACAAGCCGGCGCCGATTAGTAGACGTCGCGGCGGTAGCGGCCGGCGACGGCGAGTGCGTCCAGGCCGTCGCGGCCTAGCGCGGCTTCCAGTGCGGCGTCGACGCCGGCCGCCATGCCTTCCAGGCTGCCGCAGATGTAGATGGCGGCGCCTTCGGCGATCCATTCTCGCACCGCTTCCGCCTGCTCGGCCAAACGGTCTTGCACGTAGCGCCGCTCGGTCTGGTCGCGAGAAAACACCATATCCAGTTTTTCCAGCATGCCGTCGCGCTGCCAGCCGTCCAGTTCAGCGCGGTAGTGGTAGTCGTAGGCGGCGTTGCGTTCGCCGAACAGCAACCAGTTGCGTCCCTGCCCTGCCAGCACACGCGCTTTCAGGTGGCCGCGCAGGCCGGCGATGCCACTGCCGTTGCCGATCAAGATCAGCGGCCGTTCGACGTTGCCTTCAAGGCGGAAACGGCGATGCTGGCGCAGCCGCAATTGCACGGTCTCGCCCAGCGACGCCTGCTGCGTCAGCCAGCCGGAGGCCACGCCGTGGCTGCCGTCATCATGCGTATGCAGACGCACCAGCAAATGGACGCGGCCATCGGCCGGAATCGAGGCGATTGAATATTCCCGCGCGCGCGACGGATCGGCCGGCGCGGCCACCTGCACCAGGTCGCCCGACTGCCAGGCCGGCAGCGCGCCGTTCAGCGGTTCCAGTTCCAAGTGATACACCGGCGCGCCGGCGCTGCCGGCATTCAGTTGCACCCGCTCGCTCAGACGCCATGCGTCAAACGCCGGCGCGCTCCAGTCAGGCGCATCGCTGGTGCCTGCCAGGTGGCTCAATTGCTGCCGCCATTGCCCGATCGCCTGTTCCGAACTGCGGTTCACTTCCACGCGTGGGAACAGGCTTTGCGCGCCCTGCGCCTGCAGCCATTGATCCAGCGCGCGGCCGAAACCGCAGAACTGCGCATAAGCACTGTCGCCCAGCGCCAGCACCGCGTAATGCAGTTTCGGCAGCGGCAGCGAGGTGGTCATCAGGCGGCCTGCAAAGCCGGCCGCCGCATCCGGCGCGTCGCCCTCGCCATAGGTGCTGACCAGGAACAGGATGCGCTCGGCTTCCTGCAAATCCTGCGCCTCCAGCTCGGACAATTCGCACAGCCGTGCCGGAATACCGGCCAGCTTCAGCGTGGCGGCGGTTTGCTGCGCCAGTTCATCGGCATTGCCGGTCTGGCTGGCGTAGGTGACGATCCAGCCGGGCGAGGCCGCTGCTTCCGCCTTGGCGCGCGCGGCGGCCTGACGCTTGCGGCGCGTGCGCAGGTACGGCGCCAGACACACCAGCGCGTACCCCACGCTCATGCCTGCCACCATCATCAATCGGGAAGGGTCGTTGGTCCAAATCATTATTCGTCTAACATGCTGCGTAAATGGGTACTCAGGTATTCGGCGAAACTGCCGTCCGGCTGACGCACGACAAAGCGCGCCGCCAGTCCTTGCAGCTCAGCCAGATGCAGGCCGTCGCGCCAGCCCAGCACGGTCAGCGCGGTCGACCAGGCGTCGGCTGCCATGCACTGCGCGTGCACTACCGTGACCGAGGCCAGGTCGTTGGCGATCGGCATGCCGCTGCGCGGATCGACGGTGTGGGAATAGCGCTTGCCGTCCAGCTCGAAATAGCGGCGATAGTCGCCAGAGGTGGCGACCGCCAGCCCATGCAAGGCCAGCACCAGTTCGTCCGGCGCGGTTGCGCCCGGGGCGATGTCGGTGACTTGCTCCAGCATGACCCACCAAGGCTGGCCGTCCGGCTTGACGCCGGCGCCGCGCAACTCGCCGCCCACCTCGACCAGGTGGTGCGCAAAGCCCTGGGTTTTCAGGTAATAAGACAGCCGGTCGACGCTGTAGCCCTTGGCCACGGCCGACAGATCCAGCTGCACGCCGCCCGGCTGCAAGGCCTTGCGGCCATCGCGCTGCAGGCGCACCGGCCGCGCCGCCAGCTGGCTGCGGGCGATGCTGATTTCATCGTTGGAAGGCGGTACAAAATCCGGCTGGTCGTAGCGCCCCCACGGGCCGAAGCCCCACAGGTTGACAAGCGTACCGGCGGTCGGATCGTAAGCGCCGCCGGAAGCGCGCGCTACATCCATCGCAAAAGCCAGCACATCAAAAAATGCCGGCGGCAACACGTGCCAGCTATCGGCGGGCGCGCGGTTGAAGCGGCCCAGGTCGGAATCGGTTTCCCAGTGGCTCATTTCAGCCACGATGGCGTCGAGCTGCTGTTGCAGCCCGTCCTGCAAATGCGTGCAGACGGCATCCGGCGCGGCCACCAGCCGCACCGACCAGCTGGTACCCATGCTGCGGCCAGCGTAGTCGTGGATCACGCCGCCTGCTGGCGCCGGGTCGTCGGAAATATCGTGTGGCAGAAGAACCCGGCGCATGCCTGCCTTATTCCGGCAGGATCTCGACCACGGCCGAGTAGCTGACGCGGCGTGGCGCCATCTGCGGCGGCTGGCCTTCGACGCGCTTGATTTCAGGCCAGCTGCTGCTGATCATGTACTGGCCGGCGGCCGGCAGCGTCAGCGTCAGTTCGCCCTTGTCGTTGGTGGTCTGACGGATTTCGCCCAGCGTGCCACGGAACTTGACGCCGCCCTGGAACAGGCTCACGCCCTGGTTGGCGGCCGGTTTGCCGTCCACCAGGAAACGCCAGGTCACCTTGTCACCCGCGTGCAGCTCGGTTGGATTGGTGACTGGCACCATTTCCAGGCCTTTGCCGGTCGGCTTGAACACATTCATGTCCGGCTTGCCGGTGGAGACAAAAGTTTCCAGACGGGTTTCCTGACGCGAGATTTTCACCTCGGTGGCATCGGCCGGCACTTCTTTCGACAGCGTTTCCTCGGTAGCACGGAAGCGCTTCATATTGCCTTCCTTGTCCTTGTAGCTGCCCATCACGGCGGCGTTGACCAGCGCGACTTTGTAGGTGCCCGGCTTCGGCAGGTTCAGGTCGAACGTACTGCGCAGCTTGCCGTT from Duganella dendranthematis encodes:
- a CDS encoding DUF2325 domain-containing protein, yielding MCEKHDPLAAIIAAAMPQVAGPVAQPGQRLAEQNARQVIKPVINNVFSVLGKEPEAQASRRRRLWELGHACHCPLVGVGFPLGVLRKLVDKVTSGKVVADDYEVHVGAVTECASRNRLSEALQKELERRYAAVLLRFRNAKTTEQVAELWRAAVNNGDVAGAFWAGLTHPRCNSELEEQMCRDLHMVQHQAGACVRADITKFNATLEENKRLTHELAKAQQRASALMAEKTTDADKHASQLMQLRAQVVGKDSMIDSIRGELEQLRESIPGLESRAKLAERLGQMEERERAMRNQIAELKLELARANDASVAPAPVQEAARQVVEHVMKMPLSLRERAVLCVGGRNGNVASYRELIEREGAQFSHHDGGLEDNANRLEASLAAADLVICQTGCISHSAYWRVKDYCKRNGKRCVFIDNPSISSLARGLEQAGAD
- a CDS encoding sulfite reductase subunit alpha, with the protein product MIWTNDPSRLMMVAGMSVGYALVCLAPYLRTRRKRQAAARAKAEAAASPGWIVTYASQTGNADELAQQTAATLKLAGIPARLCELSELEAQDLQEAERILFLVSTYGEGDAPDAAAGFAGRLMTTSLPLPKLHYAVLALGDSAYAQFCGFGRALDQWLQAQGAQSLFPRVEVNRSSEQAIGQWRQQLSHLAGTSDAPDWSAPAFDAWRLSERVQLNAGSAGAPVYHLELEPLNGALPAWQSGDLVQVAAPADPSRAREYSIASIPADGRVHLLVRLHTHDDGSHGVASGWLTQQASLGETVQLRLRQHRRFRLEGNVERPLILIGNGSGIAGLRGHLKARVLAGQGRNWLLFGERNAAYDYHYRAELDGWQRDGMLEKLDMVFSRDQTERRYVQDRLAEQAEAVREWIAEGAAIYICGSLEGMAAGVDAALEAALGRDGLDALAVAGRYRRDVY
- a CDS encoding DUF4198 domain-containing protein encodes the protein MNKSLIALALAGLSVVSLNAQAHKPYILASTTEVEPARDGSAWVTFDAAVAENLFTIDFSLKLDGLSITAPDGSALQPQNVNNGKLRSTFDLNLPKPGTYKVALVNAAVMGSYKDKEGNMKRFRATEETLSKEVPADATEVKISRQETRLETFVSTGKPDMNVFKPTGKGLEMVPVTNPTELHAGDKVTWRFLVDGKPAANQGVSLFQGGVKFRGTLGEIRQTTNDKGELTLTLPAAGQYMISSSWPEIKRVEGQPPQMAPRRVSYSAVVEILPE
- a CDS encoding FAD:protein FMN transferase produces the protein MRRVLLPHDISDDPAPAGGVIHDYAGRSMGTSWSVRLVAAPDAVCTHLQDGLQQQLDAIVAEMSHWETDSDLGRFNRAPADSWHVLPPAFFDVLAFAMDVARASGGAYDPTAGTLVNLWGFGPWGRYDQPDFVPPSNDEISIARSQLAARPVRLQRDGRKALQPGGVQLDLSAVAKGYSVDRLSYYLKTQGFAHHLVEVGGELRGAGVKPDGQPWWVMLEQVTDIAPGATAPDELVLALHGLAVATSGDYRRYFELDGKRYSHTVDPRSGMPIANDLASVTVVHAQCMAADAWSTALTVLGWRDGLHLAELQGLAARFVVRQPDGSFAEYLSTHLRSMLDE